From Bdellovibrio sp. KM01:
CTCAATCAAATGTCCATCAACGACATTATCCAAGCGCACACGGTGCTTTTGCCGAAATTCTGCAAATAAAAAAAGCCCGGTTTCCCGGGCTTTCAACAACAACTAACATGTCAAATCTAGCAACAAACTTATTTAGCTGCTTGTTTCGGCGTCGCCGGTAAGGCTTTGCCGTCTTCAAGCTGAATCAGATCTAGAAGTACATTCGTCGCCTCTTGGATATCTGCGCGCTTCAAGTACTCTTCGTTCTTTTTCGCTTTGCTTGCTACTTTTTTGGCTTTCTCTTTTTTCTCTTTTTCGTTTTTATCTTTTAGCACTTCGCTCACACGGATCACTTTTCCGCGGGCTTTAGCTTTGTTCAACTCATCCACGATCTTTTTGAAATCGTCAGATTTCGCCACACGCTCAGAAGATCTTTCAGACAAAGTTTTCAACCAGTCTGTTTTAACTTCTTTCCATGTGCCAGGGCCTTCCTTAACGTAAGCATCTGGAGAGATGAAGGATTCAATTGTTTTCGGTGGCAAAGAGTAATCCATGTATTTCTCACCGATATCATCAGTCGAGAAAGGACCTGGAAGAACCACATCGGCATCAACACCGCGGTGCTGAGTCGATTTACCAGATGGAACAAAGAACATACCGACTGTTACTTTGATTGCGCCCAAGTTGTTCGGGATCGGCAATACAGATTGAACAGAACCTTTACCGTAAGTGTGGTCACCACCAACGATCACGGCACGTTTATAATCCTGCAAAGTACCAGAAACGATCTCAGAAGCGGATGCAGAGATACGGCTTGTCAGAACAACCAATGGTCCCGCCCAGTCAACTGTCGCATCTGTATCACGAAGAGCGGCTTCGGCACGGCCTTCATTTTTAGAAGATTGTTTCACCACGTTACCTGTTTGGAAGAACAAACCGGCAATTTTAACGGCGTCTTCAAGCGAACCACCACCGTTATTAGAAAGATCCAGCACCAAGCCGTCAGCTTTCTTTTCAACTGCTTCTTTGATCAATTTCTTCATGTCAGCTGCAGAAGATCTGCCACCGCGACGAGAATCCGCATAGAAGCTTGGGAAATTCAGGATACCGATTTTTTTCTTTTTACCTTCAACTTCTTTTTCGATGAAAGTCAAAGAAGCTGCTTCGTCTTCAAGATTTACTTTTTCACGAGTCAAAGTAACATCGAAACGTTTTTTGCCTTCACCTGCTTTACGCAAGATCGTCAAACGAACTTTAGTGCCTTTGTCACCGCGGATTTTCTTAACAACATCTTTCAAATCTTGATCGATGACGTTTTCCATTTGGCCTTTTTCCTGACCAACAGCGATAATTTTATCCTGCGGTTCGATCAAGCCAGATTTTGCAGCAGCACCACCTGGAACCAGGGCTTCAACTACAGTGAAACCGTCTTGGGAAGAAAGAGTCGCCCCGATACCTTCCAAAGAAAGACGCATTTGGATTTCGAAATCCTCAAGAACGTCTTTAGAGAAAAAGCTAGAGTGTGGGTCCAAACCTCTTGCGAAAGAATCCAAGTAACCTGACAACAGGTCATCTTGAGAAGTTTCTTGCGTACGTTTCACCGCGCGCTCGTAGTTTTTCTCGACATTCTTTTTCGCTTCTTCCAACTTCATATCCGTTGCAAGATAGTTGCCGATTTGGAATTGGATGTATTTTTTCAAATACTCATTGGCTTCATCAGAATTTTTAGGCCATGGTTTTTTATCCGGATCGAAAGCGAACTCTGTCTTTTCGTCGAATTTAAAATCTTTACCCAAATATTTCTTGGCAAAGTTCGCGCGGTCTTGAACTCTTTCAAGAACCAACTTTTGGGCTTTGTCCAAAAATGTACAATCTCTGTTTTTGGTTTTTTCAAAAACATTCGCCATGTCTTTTTTGATGCTATCAACATCGGCTTGAGTCAGATAAATTTTGGAAGGATCCAAACGTTTCAAATATTGTTCAGTCACGCGGGTTGCAAGATCTGCATTGCGATCAGAATATTTCACGTGATTTGCCAGGAACCCCTGCTCGATGACGGAGATATAACGACACTCCAAACCGTCTTTTAATTGTGCAGTGGCAACTGACGTGATAGCGAGAGACCCCGCAACAACTAAACCCTTTAATCCCTTTGAGATTGAACTCATGATGGTCCTTCCTTGGCTCTCGGGCGAGAGCGTCCTAATCACTTAAGATTAGCAGGATTTTTTTCCAGAGCATTCAATTTGTGTGAGAGTTCAAAAATTTAGGACTGTAAGATTGTTTAAGACTTACGTCGGTCTTCTTCAAAAAAGGACAGTTGGGAGAGATCCTCCACTTTTTGACCTTGGAGTCCGCCCACTTTGACTTCATGTTTGATGAAACTGCCATGCTGAGTTTCGATCATAAAGAACGACATCTCCGGGAACCTCGCCTTAAGTCGAGTCATCTCCTCGACGATGAGTTCGATGTTCTTAGGATCATCATCAGACATCCCAAATCGGTGATGAGCGTTATACCCATAAATCTCGATGGCTTTTTCAACACTGGCTCTGATAGCACGCTGTTTTAGCTCAGCCGTGCCCTCAGTGAAGTTAATGTCACCCAGCAAAGTACGAGTCGGTTTATGACTGACCGGATACAAGCTTAAGTAATTCGGCTCCAGAGGCAAAACTTTGTTTTTGACGAAAACCTTAATCCCCTCTTTTAGAGTATCAGGGTGATGGCCGCGAGCCGTTATCACAGATAGAGGCCGCTGATTGAACGTCGCGTGATAAAAACATTCCCAGGAAGGACCCTTCCATTGAAAGTCAGGGAAACCCAAAGCCGCGGCAACGTCTTGAACAAAGACCTGGCTTTTACCGGCAAGTTTTTCCACGTCAGAAATACTATGATCACGGAAATTGCGGAAGGTACCTGTCACATCACAGAAGTCGATTTCAAATTCACCATACACACCGCTTCTGCCAATGGTCGCATTGTGCTGGGCAAAATCTCCACTGGAGATATGCTGTTCAGCGCGGGTTTCCTTATGGAATAAAATCAATGGCGTGGTTAAGAAAGCGATGTTGTCATCAAAGTCGAAGAAGTAAAAACTGCGGCCGCCCAGATGAAAGTTTCTATCTTTCTCTGGAGTACGATTTATTCCTAAATCGAGTTGGCCTTTTCGTTTTTGATCTTCACTCATGGAACACATTCCTCTTACGGGCTTCAAAATTTACCAAATAAATCGAAGCGACGAAAGAGCCCTGCACAATTTTCTTTTTTACCAGGACTGTGACTACTTGTTAGACAGAGCAAAGGGCCCTGTCCAGTCAGAGTTTGGTTAGGAGGCCAAGCTTACATCTCCTCAAAAGCCCCATCGGCTTTTTTAGAGTCCTTTGGGGAAGGATCTTGGACACTTGCAGGTTCTTTGGTCGTAGCGGCGGCTGGCTTAACGGGCTCCTTAGGAGTTACATCTTTGCCGGTCGTTCCCCACTCGCCACGGCACTTTTTCAACGCATCGTCCATCGACGACAAAGAGGTCTGCTTGGCAGTGACTGCGCAGTTCACCACTTCAGGATAATCCCCAGAGCAGAGCTTTTCAGCATCCGCCGAGGAAATCGAAAGGGAGCGGGCCCGGATCGTCGTCACGCACTGCTGCTGAGACTGCACTTGAGCCCAAGAAAATTCGGCTGCCGTCAATAAAAGGACCATAACCAGTATTTTCATATTTCCCTCTACAGATGACTTTAACATGGGCTTTATTTAGGTTCCACTGTCGTTAGCGCAATGATCTTGTCGATTTCTTCTTTGGGCTGAGCTCCGTGCAAAGCAACCCCATTTACCAGAATAACCGGCGTTCCAGTAAAACCCATCTTCTCAAATTCAGACATATCATTTTTGACGATCATTTGAACTTCTGTGGAAGTGATGTCTTTCGCCACTTTCGCCATATCAGCACCGGCTTTTTTAGCCATCTGACGGATAAAATCTACGTTCTTAAGACTTTTTTGGTTTTCAAAAAGCAGGTCATAGAACTTCAAAGCTTTCGCACGGTCTTGTTTAAAGATCGCTTCAAAGTAATAAGCTGCTGGTTCTGCCATGGGATGGAAACTTAAAGGCATGTGTTTATAGTACAACTGAACATTGCCTGCATTTTCTTTCATCACTTCTTTGATAACGGGATGAGACATCGCACAAGCAGGACATTGAAAGTCAGCGTATTCGACAATCGTGATTTTCGCTTTGGCCGTTCCGGCCAGGCGACGTGAATCTGACAACGCAGGCTTCAACGGATTTAGAATCTGTTGCTCCTGTTGCTTTTTCATTTCAGACATTTGTTTTTGCTGTTGATTTTGTTGGGCTTTGCGAGCCGCTTTATTCACAACTTCAATGAACTGCTCTGGGTTGTCTTCAATCACATCAAAAACCGCTTTGGGATTTTTCTTTAAATAGTCAGCAATCTGCTTATCGCTCGTAGCACAGGCTCCCAATACTGACATCATCCCCAAAAGTATCATTTTTTTCATACCGCAACTCCCCTACTTTTTTATTCGCACTTATTTGATTCAGGTTGAACTTGTAATAACTTTTCAATAACCAACTCGTGTTGGATTTGCATGCACACCATTTCCGAGGGATCCAAAGGCTTTTGAATCTGCAGAGAGGCCCAGGATTGATTCACTCCCAAAAGCCACAAAAGCAACATCGAAAAGCTTAACGCCCATTTTCTTTTCGCTGGAGGGACGCTGACAGTTTCTCCAATATTTTTCAAGCGCGCCTGCATTTGCAAAAACTCTGCAGAGGCACCCGAAACAAATCCGGGCAAGACAAATGACGGTTCCCGCATCAACACCAACAAACACTCCGCATAGGCCTTGGGATTTAATTGATATCTTTCAATCGCAAGTTCATCCGTCGCCATTTCCGTATACAACTGGTACTGACGATGAAAGACCTGCATTAAAGGATTAAACCAACACAAACGCAGGCAGATGGTCTCTAGCAAGTTCCAAAATCCATCGCGGCCCTGCACATGAGTGAATTCATGGGCAAGGACGTGCTTTAAATGCTCTGGGTTCTGGGCGACATACA
This genomic window contains:
- a CDS encoding S41 family peptidase — encoded protein: MSSISKGLKGLVVAGSLAITSVATAQLKDGLECRYISVIEQGFLANHVKYSDRNADLATRVTEQYLKRLDPSKIYLTQADVDSIKKDMANVFEKTKNRDCTFLDKAQKLVLERVQDRANFAKKYLGKDFKFDEKTEFAFDPDKKPWPKNSDEANEYLKKYIQFQIGNYLATDMKLEEAKKNVEKNYERAVKRTQETSQDDLLSGYLDSFARGLDPHSSFFSKDVLEDFEIQMRLSLEGIGATLSSQDGFTVVEALVPGGAAAKSGLIEPQDKIIAVGQEKGQMENVIDQDLKDVVKKIRGDKGTKVRLTILRKAGEGKKRFDVTLTREKVNLEDEAASLTFIEKEVEGKKKKIGILNFPSFYADSRRGGRSSAADMKKLIKEAVEKKADGLVLDLSNNGGGSLEDAVKIAGLFFQTGNVVKQSSKNEGRAEAALRDTDATVDWAGPLVVLTSRISASASEIVSGTLQDYKRAVIVGGDHTYGKGSVQSVLPIPNNLGAIKVTVGMFFVPSGKSTQHRGVDADVVLPGPFSTDDIGEKYMDYSLPPKTIESFISPDAYVKEGPGTWKEVKTDWLKTLSERSSERVAKSDDFKKIVDELNKAKARGKVIRVSEVLKDKNEKEKKEKAKKVASKAKKNEEYLKRADIQEATNVLLDLIQLEDGKALPATPKQAAK
- a CDS encoding thioredoxin domain-containing protein; the encoded protein is MKKMILLGMMSVLGACATSDKQIADYLKKNPKAVFDVIEDNPEQFIEVVNKAARKAQQNQQQKQMSEMKKQQEQQILNPLKPALSDSRRLAGTAKAKITIVEYADFQCPACAMSHPVIKEVMKENAGNVQLYYKHMPLSFHPMAEPAAYYFEAIFKQDRAKALKFYDLLFENQKSLKNVDFIRQMAKKAGADMAKVAKDITSTEVQMIVKNDMSEFEKMGFTGTPVILVNGVALHGAQPKEEIDKIIALTTVEPK
- a CDS encoding M56 family metallopeptidase, coding for MSTLDFLWKLLVVLSLSSIFFFGSFSLGTIAFKGLRGKFLRQWSRITIAAFLLSMVSFAVILMSFDQGLELGCFSQFVKSQGSMGVTRILGLLWGAGFGVWFGHDLYRHRQFISVLKNEILEDRGGFILTSNQMAPLSYGLTRGRVSVPVYVAQNPEHLKHVLAHEFTHVQGRDGFWNLLETICLRLCWFNPLMQVFHRQYQLYTEMATDELAIERYQLNPKAYAECLLVLMREPSFVLPGFVSGASAEFLQMQARLKNIGETVSVPPAKRKWALSFSMLLLWLLGVNQSWASLQIQKPLDPSEMVCMQIQHELVIEKLLQVQPESNKCE